One region of Mycolicibacterium insubricum genomic DNA includes:
- the fdxA gene encoding ferredoxin — translation MTYVIAEPCVDVKDKACIEECPVDCIYEGARMLYIHPDECVDCGACEPVCPVEAIFYEDDVPDDWSGYIQYNADFFEELGSPGGASKVGQTDNDPEGVKALPPKEEA, via the coding sequence GTGACATACGTGATCGCCGAACCGTGCGTCGACGTCAAGGACAAGGCATGCATCGAAGAATGCCCGGTCGACTGCATCTACGAGGGCGCTCGCATGCTCTATATCCACCCGGACGAGTGCGTCGACTGCGGCGCCTGTGAACCGGTCTGCCCGGTCGAGGCCATCTTCTACGAAGACGACGTGCCCGACGACTGGAGCGGCTACATCCAGTACAACGCCGACTTCTTCGAGGAGCTCGGCTCGCCCGGCGGCGCGTCCAAGGTCGGCCAGACCGACAACGACCCCGAGGGCGTGAAGGCGTTGCCCCCCAAGGAAGAAGCCTGA
- a CDS encoding nitric-oxide reductase large subunit, translated as MADTATSRYGSDRRKAPKAGDDQETLIGKGWVQGVALVMIFGFFVMGLLAYRTYTASMPMPKQVVSESGEQLFTDADITHGQEIFTARGLHEYGSVVGHGAYLGPDYTADYLRLATEDVAEQFRTAGVLDARNAVVQEFRKNRYDPDTGNLVFTDRQAKAFEHIQKHYAEFFGEPTTKYGLRANLITDPAEIRDLTAFFAWTAWASAAERPGHNYSYTNNWPSEPRVDNGPTAQLVVWSALSLIMLLGGTGIMFAVYGRWSQKVGWHADEAPTLAFKQPGEVPLTKSQRATIWYFAIVSLLFLAQALLGAAVQHYRAELTSFFGIDLAEILPYNLARTWHLQLALLWTAAAFLAGGIFLAPFINRKEPKKQHLLVYGLLGAVVVVVVGSLITEALSIYGVVGSGNWLSQQWEYLDLPRLWQILLVIGMFLWIAIIYRGTRSKLKTSAKTSMPWVFFFSGLAIPAFYAVGLLAGTDTHLTVADFWRFWVVHLWVEDFLELFTTVMVAYIFVMLGVVSRRIALGVIFLDVILYSAGGVIGTMHHLYFSGTPVEHMALGAFFSAAEVIPLTFLTVEAWAFLQLGSRQTSGNKQPFPHRWAVMFLVAVGFWNFVGAGIFGFLINLPIVSYYQIGTALTANHGHAAMMGVYGMLALGLAMFAFRYVIPAAKWPEKWARISFWCLNIGLAWMVFASLLPLGILQLYHSVNEGYWEARSLGYIAQPGNAVLEWLRMPGDIIFIVGGILPFIWIALLALRHFRDGETVDELPEHPLYDEIAPGADTSTTVAAGADATDGS; from the coding sequence ATGGCCGATACAGCCACCAGCCGCTACGGCTCGGACCGCAGGAAGGCGCCCAAGGCCGGCGACGATCAGGAGACCCTGATCGGCAAGGGCTGGGTCCAGGGCGTCGCGCTGGTGATGATCTTCGGGTTCTTCGTGATGGGTCTGCTGGCCTACCGCACCTACACCGCCTCGATGCCGATGCCCAAGCAGGTGGTCAGCGAATCCGGTGAGCAGCTGTTCACCGACGCCGACATCACCCACGGCCAGGAGATCTTCACCGCCCGCGGCCTGCACGAGTACGGCTCGGTCGTCGGCCACGGCGCCTACCTCGGCCCGGACTACACCGCCGACTATCTGCGCCTGGCCACCGAGGACGTGGCGGAGCAGTTCCGCACCGCCGGTGTCCTCGACGCCCGCAACGCCGTCGTGCAGGAATTCCGGAAGAACCGGTACGACCCCGACACCGGCAATCTGGTATTCACCGACCGCCAGGCCAAGGCGTTCGAGCACATCCAGAAGCACTACGCGGAATTCTTCGGCGAGCCCACCACCAAGTACGGCCTGCGGGCCAACTTGATCACCGACCCCGCAGAGATCCGCGACCTGACCGCGTTCTTCGCCTGGACTGCCTGGGCATCGGCGGCCGAGCGGCCGGGGCACAACTACAGCTACACCAACAACTGGCCCAGTGAGCCCCGCGTCGACAACGGCCCCACCGCCCAGCTGGTGGTGTGGTCGGCACTGTCGCTGATCATGCTGCTCGGCGGCACCGGCATCATGTTCGCCGTCTACGGCCGGTGGAGCCAGAAGGTCGGCTGGCACGCCGACGAGGCGCCCACCCTGGCGTTCAAGCAGCCCGGCGAGGTGCCGCTGACCAAATCGCAGCGGGCCACCATCTGGTACTTCGCCATCGTCTCGCTGCTGTTTTTGGCCCAGGCCCTGCTCGGCGCCGCGGTGCAGCACTACCGCGCCGAGCTGACCAGCTTCTTCGGCATCGATCTGGCCGAGATCCTGCCCTACAACCTGGCCCGGACCTGGCACCTGCAGCTGGCCCTGCTGTGGACCGCGGCGGCGTTTTTGGCCGGCGGTATCTTCCTGGCGCCCTTCATCAACCGCAAGGAACCCAAGAAGCAGCACCTGCTCGTCTACGGGTTGCTGGGTGCGGTCGTCGTGGTGGTGGTCGGCTCGCTGATCACCGAGGCGCTGTCCATCTACGGCGTCGTCGGCTCCGGCAACTGGTTGTCCCAGCAGTGGGAGTACCTGGATCTTCCCCGACTGTGGCAGATACTGCTGGTGATCGGCATGTTCCTGTGGATCGCGATCATCTACCGCGGTACCCGGTCGAAGCTGAAGACTTCGGCGAAAACCAGCATGCCGTGGGTGTTCTTCTTCTCCGGCCTGGCCATCCCGGCGTTCTACGCCGTCGGCCTGCTGGCCGGCACCGACACCCACCTCACCGTCGCCGACTTCTGGCGCTTCTGGGTGGTGCACCTGTGGGTCGAGGACTTCCTGGAGCTGTTCACCACGGTGATGGTCGCCTACATCTTCGTGATGCTGGGGGTGGTCAGCCGGCGCATCGCACTCGGCGTGATCTTCCTCGACGTCATCCTGTATTCGGCCGGCGGCGTCATCGGCACCATGCACCACCTGTACTTCTCCGGAACCCCGGTCGAGCACATGGCCCTCGGTGCGTTCTTCTCGGCGGCCGAGGTGATCCCGCTGACTTTCCTGACCGTGGAGGCGTGGGCGTTCCTGCAACTGGGATCGCGCCAGACCAGCGGCAACAAGCAGCCGTTCCCACACCGGTGGGCGGTCATGTTCCTAGTCGCCGTCGGCTTCTGGAACTTCGTGGGCGCCGGCATCTTCGGCTTCCTGATCAACCTGCCGATCGTGTCCTACTACCAGATCGGCACGGCGCTGACGGCCAACCACGGTCACGCCGCGATGATGGGCGTGTACGGCATGCTGGCGCTGGGCCTGGCGATGTTCGCCTTCCGCTACGTCATCCCCGCCGCAAAGTGGCCGGAGAAGTGGGCGCGAATCTCGTTCTGGTGCCTCAACATCGGGCTCGCCTGGATGGTGTTCGCCAGCCTGCTGCCGCTGGGCATCCTGCAGCTGTACCACTCGGTCAACGAGGGCTACTGGGAGGCGCGTTCGCTGGGCTACATCGCCCAACCGGGCAACGCCGTCCTGGAGTGGCTGCGCATGCCCGGGGACATCATCTTCATCGTCGGCGGCATCCTGCCGTTCATCTGGATTGCGCTCTTGGCGCTGCGGCACTTCCGCGACGGTGAGACGGTCGACGAGCTGCCCGAGCACCCGCTCTATGACGAGATCGCGCCCGGAGCGGACACCTCGACGACAGTGGCGGCGGGGGCCGACGCGACGGACGGGTCGTGA
- the dapC gene encoding succinyldiaminopimelate transaminase yields the protein MSARLPVFPWDTLAEAAATARAHPGGIVDLSVGTPVDPVAPLIQQALAAAGFEPGYPTTAGTPALRTAIIGSLARRYGITGLTDHAVLPVIGTKELIAWLPTLLGLGAGDLVVVPELAYPTYDVGARLAGATVLSADSLTQLGPQRPALLYLNSPANPTGKVLPLDHLRKVVGWARDRGVIVASDECYLGLAWDAEPLSVLHPDVCDGDHTGLLAIHSLSKTSSLAGYRAGFVAGDAALVGELLAVRKHAGMMVPTPVQAAMVAALDDDEHEAAQRQRYARRRDLLLPAIQAAGFTVEHSEAGLYLWASRGDSCRDTVDWLAQRGILVAPGEFYGPRGARHVRIALTATDERIAAAVQRLA from the coding sequence GTGTCCGCCCGGCTGCCGGTGTTCCCGTGGGACACCCTGGCCGAAGCGGCCGCCACCGCGCGTGCGCACCCGGGCGGCATCGTCGACCTGTCCGTCGGCACCCCGGTCGACCCGGTCGCCCCGCTGATCCAGCAGGCGCTGGCCGCCGCCGGCTTCGAACCCGGCTATCCGACCACCGCGGGAACCCCCGCGCTGCGCACCGCCATCATCGGCTCGCTGGCCCGGCGCTACGGGATCACCGGCCTTACCGACCACGCCGTGCTGCCGGTGATCGGCACCAAGGAACTGATCGCCTGGCTGCCCACCCTGCTCGGGCTGGGCGCCGGAGACCTCGTCGTCGTCCCCGAACTGGCGTACCCGACCTACGACGTCGGCGCCCGGCTGGCCGGCGCGACCGTGCTGTCCGCCGACTCGCTCACCCAGCTCGGCCCGCAGCGCCCGGCGCTGCTCTACCTCAACTCCCCGGCCAACCCGACCGGCAAGGTGCTGCCGCTGGACCACCTGCGCAAGGTGGTCGGCTGGGCCCGCGACCGCGGCGTCATCGTCGCCTCCGACGAGTGCTACCTGGGCCTGGCCTGGGACGCCGAACCGCTGTCGGTGCTGCACCCGGACGTCTGCGACGGCGACCACACCGGCCTGCTGGCCATCCACTCGCTGTCCAAGACCTCGTCGCTGGCCGGATACCGCGCCGGGTTCGTCGCCGGTGACGCGGCTCTGGTCGGCGAGCTGCTGGCGGTGCGCAAACACGCCGGGATGATGGTGCCGACGCCGGTGCAGGCCGCGATGGTCGCCGCCCTCGACGACGACGAGCACGAGGCCGCCCAACGGCAGCGCTATGCTCGCCGCCGCGACCTGCTGCTGCCGGCCATCCAGGCCGCCGGATTCACCGTCGAGCACTCCGAGGCCGGGCTGTACCTGTGGGCGAGCCGCGGCGACTCCTGCCGCGACACCGTCGACTGGCTCGCCCAGCGCGGCATCCTCGTTGCACCGGGGGAGTTCTACGGCCCCCGAGGCGCCCGGCACGTGCGGATCGCGCTGACCGCGACCGACGAGCGGATCGCCGCGGCCGTGCAGCGCCTGGCCTGA
- a CDS encoding slipin family protein, which translates to MWLFVGAVVVILVIAVLVLSLKVLREYERGVVFRMGRARPLYGPGLVVLFPFVDRMIRVDERVVTLTIPPQEVITRDNVPARVNAVVMFQVTDPVKAILGVENYAVATSQIAQTTLRSLLGRADLDTLLAHREDLNVDLRGIIENQTETWGVQVRVVEIKDVEIPESMQRAMAREAEAERERRAKVINARGELQASDELRQAAETLSREPASLQLRYLQTLLELGADQNSTVVFPLPVDIITPFLRNPAVRETIATVVNGREK; encoded by the coding sequence CTGTGGCTGTTCGTCGGGGCCGTCGTCGTGATCCTGGTGATCGCGGTGCTGGTGCTGTCATTGAAGGTTTTGCGGGAATATGAACGAGGGGTGGTATTCCGCATGGGCCGGGCCCGTCCGCTGTACGGGCCCGGCCTCGTCGTTCTGTTCCCGTTCGTCGACCGGATGATCCGGGTCGACGAACGGGTGGTCACGCTGACCATCCCGCCGCAGGAGGTCATCACCCGCGACAACGTGCCGGCGCGGGTGAACGCGGTGGTGATGTTCCAGGTCACCGATCCGGTGAAAGCCATTCTGGGCGTGGAGAACTACGCTGTGGCCACCTCGCAGATCGCCCAGACGACGCTGCGCTCGCTGCTGGGCCGCGCCGATCTGGACACCCTGCTGGCCCATCGTGAAGACCTCAACGTCGACCTGCGCGGCATCATCGAGAACCAGACCGAGACCTGGGGTGTGCAGGTGCGGGTGGTCGAGATCAAGGACGTCGAGATCCCGGAGTCGATGCAGCGCGCGATGGCGCGTGAGGCCGAGGCCGAGCGGGAGCGCCGCGCGAAGGTGATCAACGCCCGCGGCGAGCTGCAGGCCTCCGACGAGTTGCGCCAGGCCGCCGAAACCCTGTCGCGTGAGCCGGCGTCGCTGCAGCTGCGTTATCTGCAGACGCTGCTGGAGCTGGGCGCCGACCAGAACTCGACGGTCGTCTTTCCGCTCCCGGTGGACATCATCACCCCGTTCCTGCGCAACCCCGCCGTGCGCGAGACGATCGCGACGGTGGTCAACGGCCGGGAGAAGTAG
- the dapD gene encoding 2,3,4,5-tetrahydropyridine-2,6-dicarboxylate N-succinyltransferase has product MTGACGIGVATRAADGSVLDTWFPAPELGSFGAAGTFALATDEAPAALAALAGPDADRGTETVVVKVVIADLDDKALDAHDVYLRLHLLSHRLIAPHGANMDGVFGLLTNVVWTNFGPCPVEGFETVRARLRRRGPVIVYGVDKFPRMVDYVLPSGVRIADADRVRLGAHLASGTTVMHEGFVNFNAGTLGTSMVEGRISGGVVVDDGSDIGGGASIMGTLSGGGKEVIRVGKRCLLGANAGLGISLGDDCVVEAGLYVTAGTKVTTADGQTVKAVELSGADNLLFRRNSVSGAVEVVRRDGTGITLNDALHAN; this is encoded by the coding sequence GCATCGGCGTGGCGACGCGCGCCGCCGACGGATCGGTACTCGACACCTGGTTTCCCGCACCGGAGCTGGGTTCTTTCGGCGCGGCGGGCACTTTCGCGCTGGCCACCGACGAGGCCCCGGCCGCGCTGGCCGCACTGGCCGGCCCGGACGCCGACCGCGGCACCGAGACCGTCGTGGTCAAGGTGGTCATCGCCGACCTGGACGACAAGGCCCTCGACGCGCACGACGTGTACCTGCGGCTGCACCTGCTCTCCCATCGCCTGATCGCCCCGCACGGCGCCAACATGGACGGCGTCTTCGGCCTGCTGACCAATGTGGTGTGGACCAATTTCGGCCCGTGCCCGGTGGAGGGCTTCGAGACGGTGCGCGCCCGGCTGCGTCGCCGCGGCCCGGTGATTGTCTACGGCGTCGACAAGTTCCCGCGGATGGTGGACTACGTGCTGCCCTCGGGCGTACGGATCGCCGACGCCGACCGGGTCCGCCTCGGCGCGCACCTGGCCTCGGGCACCACCGTCATGCACGAGGGTTTCGTCAACTTCAACGCCGGCACGCTGGGCACCTCGATGGTGGAGGGCCGGATCTCCGGCGGGGTGGTGGTCGACGACGGCTCCGACATCGGCGGCGGCGCGTCGATCATGGGCACGCTGTCCGGCGGCGGCAAAGAGGTCATCCGGGTGGGCAAGCGCTGTCTGCTCGGCGCCAACGCCGGTCTGGGCATCTCGCTGGGCGATGACTGCGTGGTCGAGGCCGGCCTGTATGTCACCGCAGGCACCAAGGTGACCACGGCCGACGGGCAGACGGTCAAGGCCGTCGAGCTGTCGGGCGCCGACAACCTGCTGTTCCGTCGCAATTCGGTGTCCGGGGCGGTCGAGGTGGTGCGGCGCGACGGCACCGGCATCACGCTGAACGACGCGCTGCACGCCAACTGA
- a CDS encoding class I SAM-dependent methyltransferase, with amino-acid sequence MTDTNALPMSDRNPAHLPGHWLLARLGKRVLRPGGRELTHRMLDAATLPGAEVVELAPGLGHTARQILTYVPAGYTGVEADEDAAKVSRDAVEGAGHVVVASAEHTGLPDASADVVVGEAMLTMQTDAHKAEIIAEAFRVLRPGGRYAIHELALTPDDVDDSVKTDVRQALARSIKVNARPLTEAEWRDLLGQAGFEVTETLFAPMALLEPKRLLSDEGLLRALKFVLNVARDSAARARVLGMRETFRTHRNNMTAISLIATKPA; translated from the coding sequence ATGACCGATACCAACGCCTTGCCGATGTCCGACCGCAACCCTGCGCACCTGCCCGGGCACTGGCTGTTGGCCCGCCTCGGCAAGCGGGTGCTGCGCCCCGGCGGCCGGGAGCTGACCCACCGGATGCTCGACGCCGCCACGCTGCCCGGCGCCGAAGTCGTCGAACTCGCCCCGGGGCTGGGCCACACCGCGCGGCAGATCCTCACCTACGTGCCCGCCGGCTACACCGGCGTGGAGGCCGACGAGGACGCCGCCAAGGTCAGCCGCGACGCGGTCGAGGGCGCCGGGCACGTCGTCGTCGCCAGCGCCGAACACACCGGGCTGCCGGATGCCTCCGCCGACGTGGTGGTCGGCGAGGCCATGCTCACCATGCAGACCGACGCACACAAGGCGGAGATCATCGCCGAGGCGTTCCGGGTGCTGCGCCCCGGCGGCCGCTACGCCATCCACGAACTCGCCCTGACCCCCGACGACGTCGACGACAGCGTCAAAACCGATGTCCGCCAGGCCCTGGCGCGCTCCATCAAGGTCAACGCCCGACCGCTGACCGAGGCGGAGTGGCGGGATCTGCTGGGACAGGCCGGTTTCGAAGTTACCGAAACGTTGTTCGCGCCGATGGCGCTGCTGGAGCCCAAGCGACTGCTGTCCGACGAGGGGCTGCTGCGGGCGCTGAAGTTCGTGCTGAACGTGGCGCGCGATTCGGCGGCCCGGGCCCGGGTGCTCGGCATGCGCGAGACCTTCCGCACCCACCGCAACAACATGACGGCGATCTCCCTGATCGCCACCAAGCCCGCCTGA
- a CDS encoding acyl-CoA synthetase, protein MLLASLNPAAVAAGADLPDAVTIDGMTLSRSDLVGAATAVAERLAGFVEQCSSARTRPGDIGPAGLPVVAVLATPTPATVLGIVGALIAGVPVVPVPADVGTAERAHMLADSGAVAWLGEAPANNPGSPDGLPHIPVRLHARSWHRYREPAPESVALIIYTSGTTGLPKGVPMRRSAIAADIDALAAAWAWTPDDVLVHGLPLFHVHGLVLGLLGSLRVGNRFVHTGKPTPEAYARAAADAGGTLFFGVPTVWSRVVADPAAAAALRSARLLVSGSAALPVPVFDALVELTGHAPIERYGSTESLITLSTTAAGERRPGWVGFPLAGVSTRLVDEDGELVPYDGETIGRLEVRGDMVFDGYLGRPDATADAFAGDWYRTGDVAVIDPAGMHRIVGRESVDLIKTGGFRVGAGEIETTLLGHPGVSEVAVVGVPDKDLGQRIVAYVVGSPAPEPEELIEFVAQQLSVHKRPREVRIVDTLPRNAMGKVMKKALM, encoded by the coding sequence GTGCTGCTGGCCTCACTGAACCCGGCCGCCGTCGCGGCCGGCGCCGATCTGCCCGATGCCGTCACCATCGACGGAATGACGCTGAGCCGAAGCGATCTGGTCGGCGCGGCCACCGCGGTCGCCGAACGGCTCGCCGGGTTCGTCGAGCAGTGTAGTTCTGCGAGAACGCGGCCCGGCGACATCGGCCCAGCGGGTCTACCGGTGGTCGCGGTGCTCGCCACGCCGACCCCGGCCACCGTGCTGGGCATCGTCGGCGCGCTGATCGCCGGGGTGCCGGTGGTGCCGGTACCCGCCGACGTCGGGACCGCCGAACGCGCCCACATGCTCGCCGACTCGGGCGCGGTGGCGTGGCTCGGCGAAGCGCCGGCAAACAACCCAGGCAGCCCGGACGGGCTGCCGCACATCCCGGTCCGGCTGCACGCCCGGTCCTGGCACCGCTACCGCGAACCCGCGCCGGAGTCGGTGGCGCTGATCATCTACACCTCCGGCACCACCGGCCTGCCCAAGGGCGTGCCGATGCGCCGCAGCGCGATCGCCGCCGACATCGACGCCCTGGCCGCCGCCTGGGCCTGGACCCCCGACGACGTGCTGGTGCATGGACTGCCGCTGTTCCACGTACACGGCCTGGTGCTCGGCCTGCTGGGATCGCTGCGCGTTGGGAATCGGTTCGTACACACCGGAAAACCCACCCCCGAGGCGTACGCGCGGGCCGCGGCCGATGCCGGCGGGACGCTGTTCTTCGGGGTGCCGACCGTCTGGTCGCGCGTCGTCGCCGACCCGGCCGCCGCGGCGGCCCTGCGCTCGGCGCGGCTGCTGGTCTCCGGCAGCGCGGCACTGCCCGTCCCGGTGTTCGACGCGCTCGTGGAGCTGACCGGCCACGCCCCGATCGAACGGTACGGCAGTACCGAATCGCTGATCACGCTGTCCACCACCGCCGCCGGGGAACGCCGGCCCGGCTGGGTCGGATTCCCACTGGCCGGGGTGTCCACCCGGCTCGTCGACGAGGACGGCGAACTCGTCCCGTACGACGGCGAGACCATCGGGCGCCTCGAGGTGCGCGGCGACATGGTGTTCGACGGCTACCTGGGCCGCCCGGACGCCACCGCGGATGCTTTTGCCGGCGACTGGTATCGCACCGGCGATGTCGCCGTCATCGACCCGGCCGGCATGCACCGCATCGTCGGGCGGGAATCGGTGGACCTGATCAAGACCGGCGGATTCCGGGTGGGCGCGGGGGAGATCGAGACCACCCTGCTGGGCCACCCGGGGGTCAGCGAGGTGGCCGTCGTCGGCGTGCCCGACAAGGACCTCGGGCAGCGCATCGTCGCCTACGTCGTCGGCTCGCCGGCTCCGGAACCGGAGGAGCTCATCGAGTTTGTCGCCCAACAGCTTTCGGTGCACAAGCGACCGCGCGAGGTGCGCATCGTCGACACCCTGCCGCGCAACGCCATGGGCAAGGTGATGAAGAAGGCGTTGATGTAG
- a CDS encoding NADPH-dependent 2,4-dienoyl-CoA reductase has product MQSPYPQLLSPLTLGGITVRNRVVMGSMHTGLEDRARDTGALAEYFAERARGGVGLIITGGYAPNRTGWLLPFAAEMLSGGDARRHRRITTAVHDEGGRILLQVLHAGRYAYHPLSVSASAIKAPINPFKPRALSSRGVETTIDDFVHAAVLAAEAGYDGVEIMGSEGYLLNQFLAPATNRRTDRWGGSPRNRRRMPVEIVRRTREAVGPDFVIDYRMSMADYIENGQSWTEILALAAEVEAAGATMINSGFGWHEARVPTIVTSVPPGAFVDISSAVAEHVGIPVVASNRINMPEAAEQILTDTHVQLVSMARPLLADPDWVNKAAGDRAAEINTCIACNQACLDHVFVHKKASCLLNPRAGRETTLALAPTRSAKSVAVVGAGPAGLATAVGAAQRGHRVTLFDGNEFIGGQFDLARRIPGKEEFAQTIRYFTTMLDKYRVDVRLGTRAGADELTGFDEVVLATGVTPRHPAIPGVDHPMVLSYPEAIHGAKPIGPRVAVIGAGGIGFDVCELLTTTESPTLNLKEWKAEWGVVDPAEARGALGTPDPAPSPREVYLLQRTAGPQGKKLGKTTGWVHRASLKAKGVHHLSGVNYERIDDDGLHISFGAKHSRPQLLAVDNVVICAGQESVRDLADALTARGLVPHVIGGAELAAELDAQRAIRQGTELAARL; this is encoded by the coding sequence GTGCAAAGCCCGTACCCACAGCTGTTGTCGCCGTTGACCCTTGGCGGCATCACGGTCCGCAACCGGGTGGTGATGGGATCCATGCACACCGGCCTGGAGGATCGTGCCCGCGACACCGGGGCACTGGCCGAGTACTTCGCCGAGCGGGCCCGCGGCGGCGTCGGGCTCATCATCACCGGCGGCTACGCCCCCAACCGGACCGGCTGGCTGCTGCCGTTCGCCGCCGAGATGCTCTCGGGCGGCGACGCGCGCCGGCACCGCCGGATCACCACGGCCGTGCACGACGAGGGTGGGCGGATCCTGCTGCAAGTGCTGCACGCCGGGCGCTACGCCTATCACCCGCTGTCGGTCAGCGCCTCGGCCATCAAGGCGCCGATCAACCCGTTCAAGCCGCGGGCGCTGTCGAGCCGCGGCGTCGAGACCACCATCGACGACTTCGTGCACGCCGCGGTGCTGGCCGCCGAAGCCGGGTACGACGGCGTCGAGATCATGGGCTCCGAGGGCTATCTGCTCAACCAGTTCCTGGCACCGGCCACCAACCGGCGCACCGACCGCTGGGGCGGGTCGCCGAGGAACCGGCGACGGATGCCGGTGGAGATCGTGCGCCGCACCCGCGAGGCCGTCGGGCCCGACTTCGTCATCGACTACCGGATGTCGATGGCCGACTACATCGAGAACGGGCAGAGCTGGACCGAGATCCTGGCCCTGGCCGCCGAGGTCGAGGCCGCCGGGGCGACCATGATCAACTCCGGGTTCGGCTGGCACGAGGCGCGGGTGCCGACCATCGTGACCTCGGTTCCCCCGGGGGCGTTCGTGGACATCTCCAGCGCGGTCGCCGAGCACGTCGGGATCCCGGTGGTGGCGTCCAACCGGATCAACATGCCCGAGGCCGCCGAACAGATCCTCACCGACACCCACGTGCAGCTGGTGTCGATGGCCCGGCCGCTGCTCGCAGATCCCGACTGGGTGAACAAGGCCGCCGGCGACCGCGCCGCCGAGATCAACACCTGCATCGCCTGCAACCAGGCCTGCCTGGACCACGTCTTCGTGCACAAGAAGGCCAGCTGCCTGCTCAACCCGCGGGCCGGCCGGGAGACCACGCTGGCGCTGGCCCCCACCCGGTCGGCGAAGTCGGTGGCCGTGGTGGGCGCCGGCCCGGCGGGGTTGGCGACGGCCGTCGGTGCCGCCCAGCGTGGCCACCGCGTCACGCTGTTCGACGGCAACGAATTCATCGGCGGCCAGTTCGATCTCGCGCGGCGTATTCCCGGCAAGGAGGAATTCGCCCAGACCATCCGGTATTTCACCACCATGCTGGACAAGTACCGGGTCGACGTGCGGCTGGGTACCCGGGCCGGGGCCGACGAGCTGACCGGGTTCGACGAGGTGGTGCTGGCCACCGGCGTGACGCCGCGCCACCCCGCGATTCCCGGCGTCGACCATCCGATGGTGCTGTCCTACCCGGAGGCCATTCACGGCGCCAAGCCGATCGGGCCGCGCGTCGCGGTAATCGGTGCCGGCGGAATCGGATTCGACGTGTGCGAACTGCTGACCACCACCGAGTCGCCGACGCTCAACCTCAAGGAGTGGAAGGCCGAATGGGGTGTCGTCGACCCCGCCGAGGCCCGCGGCGCGCTCGGCACGCCCGATCCCGCACCGTCGCCCCGCGAGGTGTACCTGTTGCAGCGCACCGCCGGACCGCAGGGCAAGAAGCTGGGCAAGACCACCGGTTGGGTGCACCGGGCGTCGCTGAAGGCCAAGGGCGTTCACCACCTCTCCGGGGTGAACTACGAGCGCATCGACGACGACGGCCTGCATATCAGCTTCGGCGCCAAGCATTCCCGCCCGCAGCTGCTGGCCGTCGACAACGTGGTGATCTGCGCCGGCCAGGAGTCGGTGCGCGACCTCGCCGATGCGCTCACCGCGCGGGGCCTGGTGCCGCACGTGATCGGCGGCGCGGAGCTGGCGGCCGAACTCGACGCCCAGCGCGCCATCCGTCAGGGCACCGAGTTGGCGGCCCGGCTGTAG
- a CDS encoding group III truncated hemoglobin — protein sequence MSTPDDGPETAAPAGAETKRDIADRDDIYLLVSEFYKTAMVDDLLYEPFTVLRERGLESHLSVMCDFWGTMLLREKSYRGRALNVHRPIHARTTLGDQEFIRWLTLWKATVDEHFAGPVAEQAKIMGRRTAWAMHRTLNGHDSEELDRFVDREALIIR from the coding sequence ATGTCCACCCCGGACGACGGTCCCGAAACCGCAGCCCCCGCCGGCGCGGAGACCAAGCGCGACATCGCCGACCGCGACGACATCTACCTGCTGGTCTCGGAGTTCTACAAGACCGCGATGGTCGACGACCTGCTGTATGAGCCGTTCACCGTGTTGCGCGAGCGCGGCCTGGAATCGCACCTGTCGGTGATGTGCGACTTCTGGGGCACCATGCTGCTGCGGGAGAAGTCCTACCGCGGCCGGGCGCTGAACGTCCACCGCCCGATCCACGCCCGCACCACCCTCGGTGACCAGGAGTTCATCCGCTGGCTGACGCTGTGGAAGGCCACCGTCGACGAGCACTTCGCCGGGCCGGTGGCCGAACAGGCCAAGATCATGGGCCGGCGCACCGCCTGGGCGATGCACCGCACCCTCAACGGTCACGACTCCGAGGAACTCGACCGGTTCGTCGACCGCGAGGCCCTCATCATCCGCTGA